The Sphaerospermopsis torques-reginae ITEP-024 genome has a window encoding:
- a CDS encoding leucine-rich repeat domain-containing protein, which produces MTQDELLALIDRAAAEGWQELYLSGKNLTEIPEAIAKLTNLTQLYLSGNQITEIPEAIAKLTNLTKLDLSENQITEIPEAIAKLTNLTKLDLSENQITEIPEAIAKLTNLTKLDLSENQITEIPEAIAKLTNLTQLYLSGNQITEIPEAIAKLTNLTLLYLYNNQITEIPEAIAKLTNLTLLYLYNNQITEIPEAIAKLTNLTELDLSENQITEIPEAIAKLTNLTKLDLSENQITEIPEAIAKLTNLTQLYLYNNQITEIPEAIAKLTNLTELYLYHNQITEIPEAIAKLTNLTQLNLRNNQITEIPLEVLNTKNAKEIFNYLRQIRTSETRPLHEAKLLLVGQGSVGKTSLIERLIRNQYDKNQSQTHGLNVETWNVQIDSKDIRLNVWDFGGQEIYHATHQFFLTKRSLYLLVCNCRTSEEENRIEYWLKLIESFGGQSPVIIVGNKKDEQRLDINRKALREKYPNIQAIIETSCQDNIGIDELRAAIFQEIANLKEVYDLLPISWFEVKQQLETMPQDFITYNRYIGICHENKIPEEQNQEQLIDLLHRLGLVLNFRDHSILKDTNVLKPNWVTEGIYALLSDETLKTKSKGIFTHDDISRILDPERYPTQRHKYLINLMKEFELCFQLECKPEKFLIAGLLPKDQPEKTELEGETLEFQYHYKVLPESIISRFIVNTHDKIYNSIYWRSGVMLQYQQYNEIYNIARIKADPEDKKIFITISGRKETRRLFLGILRNEFQKIHNTLPNLEITEWVPVPGYPKHDPLKYSELLGLEEMGETDKVIGELKLKLNLRQLLDGYESLESRRQSQSQIVNPQGVNVIINNNNSIDNNNKPMTNNTNNFTGAQLGIVNIDSEITGNASQKVGDLNQTNGANINEILQLIGNMRQTAAQFPPEIHDDIIIDIDDVEEEIKKPEPKRNLPRLTKRLAALGTAATVTFAGIAGMADFANNVMEIGSKLGIELIKN; this is translated from the coding sequence ATGACGCAGGATGAGTTATTGGCACTGATAGATCGCGCTGCGGCTGAGGGTTGGCAAGAGTTATACTTGTCGGGGAAAAATTTGACGGAGATACCAGAGGCGATCGCCAAATTAACCAATCTCACCCAGCTTTACCTCAGTGGAAACCAAATCACCGAGATACCAGAGGCGATCGCCAAATTAACCAATCTCACCAAGCTTGACCTCAGTGAAAACCAAATCACCGAGATACCAGAGGCGATCGCCAAATTAACCAATCTCACCAAGCTTGACCTCAGTGAAAACCAAATCACCGAGATACCAGAGGCGATCGCCAAATTAACCAATCTCACCAAGCTTGACCTCAGTGAAAACCAAATCACCGAGATACCAGAGGCGATCGCCAAATTAACCAATCTCACCCAGCTTTACCTCAGTGGAAACCAAATCACCGAGATACCAGAGGCGATCGCCAAATTAACCAATCTCACCCTGCTTTACCTCTATAACAACCAAATCACCGAGATACCAGAGGCGATCGCCAAATTAACCAATCTCACCCTGCTTTACCTCTATAACAACCAAATCACCGAGATACCAGAGGCGATCGCCAAATTAACCAATCTCACCGAGCTTGACCTCAGTGAAAACCAAATCACCGAGATACCAGAGGCGATCGCCAAATTAACCAATCTCACCAAGCTTGACCTCAGTGAAAACCAAATCACCGAGATACCAGAGGCGATCGCCAAATTAACCAATCTCACCCAGCTTTACCTCTATAACAACCAAATCACCGAGATACCAGAGGCGATCGCCAAATTAACCAATCTCACCGAGCTTTACCTCTATCACAACCAAATCACCGAGATACCAGAGGCGATCGCCAAATTAACCAATCTCACCCAACTTAACCTTAGAAACAACCAAATCACCGAGATACCTTTAGAAGTTCTGAATACAAAAAATGCAAAAGAGATTTTTAATTACTTGAGGCAAATTCGCACAAGTGAAACTCGACCATTACATGAAGCTAAACTCTTGCTTGTGGGACAAGGTAGCGTCGGTAAAACATCTCTGATCGAGCGGTTAATCCGCAATCAATATGACAAAAATCAATCCCAAACCCACGGACTGAATGTAGAAACTTGGAATGTACAAATAGATAGCAAAGACATCCGTCTCAATGTTTGGGACTTTGGCGGACAGGAAATTTATCACGCCACCCATCAGTTTTTTCTGACTAAGCGTAGTCTCTATCTCCTAGTTTGCAACTGTCGCACCAGCGAAGAAGAAAACCGCATTGAATATTGGTTGAAACTCATTGAAAGTTTTGGCGGCCAGTCCCCCGTAATTATAGTTGGCAACAAAAAAGACGAACAACGCCTAGACATTAACCGCAAGGCATTACGCGAAAAATATCCTAACATCCAAGCCATTATCGAAACTTCCTGCCAAGACAATATTGGTATTGATGAACTTCGTGCCGCTATTTTCCAGGAAATCGCCAACCTCAAAGAAGTCTACGATCTTCTACCCATCTCATGGTTTGAAGTGAAACAACAACTGGAAACCATGCCCCAAGACTTCATCACCTACAACCGCTACATCGGTATCTGTCACGAAAACAAAATTCCCGAAGAACAAAACCAAGAACAACTGATAGACCTGCTGCATCGTCTCGGCTTAGTTCTCAACTTCCGTGATCATTCCATCCTTAAAGATACCAACGTCCTCAAACCCAACTGGGTGACAGAAGGTATTTATGCACTCCTGAGTGATGAAACTCTGAAAACTAAAAGCAAAGGCATTTTCACCCACGACGATATCAGTCGTATTCTTGACCCAGAACGCTATCCTACCCAGCGTCATAAATATTTGATCAATCTGATGAAGGAATTTGAACTTTGTTTTCAACTAGAATGTAAACCAGAAAAATTCTTAATTGCGGGACTTTTGCCCAAAGATCAACCAGAGAAAACAGAACTAGAAGGGGAAACCCTGGAATTTCAATACCATTACAAAGTTCTCCCGGAAAGTATCATCTCTCGCTTTATTGTTAATACCCACGACAAAATTTATAACTCAATCTATTGGCGCAGTGGGGTAATGTTGCAATATCAACAATACAACGAAATCTACAACATTGCTCGCATCAAAGCCGATCCAGAAGACAAAAAAATCTTTATCACTATTAGCGGACGTAAAGAAACAAGGCGTTTATTTCTTGGTATTCTTCGCAATGAATTTCAAAAAATCCATAATACCCTCCCCAACCTGGAAATTACCGAATGGGTCCCTGTTCCTGGCTACCCTAAACACGATCCACTCAAATACTCAGAACTACTCGGACTTGAAGAAATGGGAGAAACCGATAAAGTTATTGGTGAACTCAAACTCAAACTCAATTTGCGACAACTGCTTGATGGTTACGAGTCACTAGAATCCCGTCGCCAATCACAATCACAAATAGTTAATCCACAGGGAGTTAACGTTATAATTAATAACAATAACAGTATTGATAATAACAATAAACCCATGACAAATAACACAAACAACTTTACAGGCGCACAATTAGGCATCGTTAACATTGACAGCGAAATCACAGGTAACGCTAGTCAAAAAGTCGGTGACTTAAATCAAACAAACGGCGCAAACATCAACGAAATTCTACAACTAATCGGCAATATGCGCCAAACTGCCGCCCAATTTCCCCCAGAAATCCACGACGATATTATTATTGATATTGATGATGTAGAAGAAGAAATTAAAAAGCCAGAACCAAAACGCAATTTACCCAGACTAACAAAGCGTCTAGCAGCTTTAGGAACTGCTGCTACTGTAACTTTTGCGGGGATAGCTGGTATGGCAGACTTTGCAAATAATGTGATGGAAATAGGAAGCAAATTAGGCATAGAACTAATTAAGAATTAG
- a CDS encoding Uma2 family endonuclease, which yields MLLKYDLRQCLPSAEDLPDSDDTPVDNELQDLIPGLLKTILALIWSERMDWFFGVDMGIYYDPDKPAIVPDGFLSIGVPRIIDSDLRLSYVLWEEQKLPIMVLEVVSQTRRGEYTQKKQEYAELGILYYVIYNPLRKRKQRLEVYKLENGKYQLLPGEAVWLSEINLGIGREEGKYQGITREWLYWYDEQGKRYLTAEELLQQERERAEFERQRAEFERKKAESERLRSQRLEEILRSHGIDPNI from the coding sequence ATGTTATTAAAATATGATCTTCGGCAATGTTTACCCTCTGCTGAAGATTTACCAGATTCAGACGATACACCAGTGGATAACGAATTACAAGACTTAATACCAGGGTTACTAAAAACCATACTCGCCTTAATTTGGTCAGAAAGAATGGATTGGTTTTTTGGCGTAGATATGGGAATATATTATGATCCAGATAAACCAGCAATAGTACCAGATGGATTTCTGAGTATTGGTGTACCGAGAATTATTGACTCAGATTTACGTTTATCCTATGTGTTATGGGAAGAACAAAAACTACCAATCATGGTGTTAGAAGTAGTATCTCAAACTAGAAGGGGAGAATATACCCAAAAGAAACAAGAATATGCAGAATTAGGAATTTTATATTATGTGATTTATAACCCATTAAGAAAAAGGAAACAAAGGTTAGAGGTTTATAAATTAGAAAATGGCAAATATCAATTATTGCCAGGTGAAGCAGTATGGTTATCAGAAATCAATTTAGGAATAGGTAGAGAAGAAGGAAAATATCAAGGAATTACCAGAGAATGGTTATATTGGTATGATGAACAAGGAAAGAGATATTTAACAGCAGAAGAACTACTGCAACAGGAAAGAGAGAGGGCAGAATTTGAAAGACAAAGGGCTGAATTTGAAAGGAAAAAAGCTGAATCTGAAAGATTGCGATCGCAACGTTTAGAAGAAATATTACGTTCTCATGGTATAGATCCTAATATTTAG
- a CDS encoding DUF790 family protein, with protein MLTTELLIHRQNGEEIIPKRLKLDNKHLGLASDLIQFFQNAVEKSQGVLERQLADFEGDTTDYRMKRGLAYILKSSFCTFEVISPLEPAMLRERVFSLAAKSVSSRENTDTILQKIADQLSRELQREVLPLHVHEGLYADLSENKILTAFDAPKPEDLLHRYNLSQVQGVFYKATHLVLNAHRNVPGEYKLLFRYLKLFQLMAYIEGDADHGFTISIDGPTSLFSPSTRYGLAIAKLIPALLHVTKWSLSATLQTRDFYTNEWKTGRFTLNSECGLVSHYPQGKPYDSMLEQSFADKWDNLKSGWILEREVDLIPIPGSVMIPDFRLVHPDGRTFLLEIVGYWRPEYLQKKFSQVRRANCDNLILAISERLNLEKAGVKLDNVPARIVWFKEKLLPKAVLEVMGDE; from the coding sequence ATGTTGACAACGGAGTTATTGATTCATCGTCAAAACGGGGAGGAAATTATCCCGAAGAGACTGAAACTTGATAATAAACATTTAGGTTTAGCTAGTGATTTAATTCAGTTTTTTCAGAATGCTGTGGAGAAGTCTCAAGGGGTTCTGGAACGTCAATTGGCTGATTTTGAGGGTGATACTACTGATTATCGAATGAAGCGGGGTTTGGCTTATATTCTGAAAAGTAGTTTTTGCACTTTTGAAGTAATTAGTCCCCTAGAACCTGCTATGTTAAGAGAACGGGTGTTTTCTCTGGCTGCAAAATCTGTCTCTAGTCGGGAAAACACAGATACAATTTTACAAAAAATCGCTGATCAATTAAGTCGGGAATTACAACGGGAAGTTTTACCTCTTCATGTTCATGAAGGTCTTTATGCTGATTTATCGGAAAATAAAATTTTAACTGCTTTTGATGCTCCTAAACCTGAAGATTTATTACATCGTTATAATTTGTCTCAGGTGCAAGGTGTGTTTTATAAAGCTACTCATTTGGTGTTAAATGCTCATCGCAATGTACCAGGAGAATATAAGTTATTGTTCCGTTATTTGAAGTTGTTTCAATTAATGGCTTATATTGAAGGTGATGCGGATCATGGTTTTACTATTAGTATTGATGGTCCGACAAGTTTATTTAGTCCTAGTACCCGTTATGGGTTGGCGATCGCTAAATTAATTCCTGCTTTACTTCATGTGACAAAATGGAGTTTATCAGCAACTTTACAAACACGAGATTTTTATACTAATGAATGGAAAACAGGTAGATTTACTTTAAATTCTGAATGTGGTTTAGTCTCTCACTATCCTCAAGGTAAGCCTTATGATAGTATGTTAGAACAATCTTTTGCTGATAAATGGGATAATTTAAAAAGTGGTTGGATTTTAGAACGAGAAGTTGATTTAATTCCTATTCCTGGTAGTGTGATGATTCCCGATTTTCGGCTGGTGCATCCTGATGGGAGAACTTTTTTATTAGAAATTGTCGGTTATTGGCGACCAGAATATTTACAAAAGAAATTTTCTCAGGTAAGGCGTGCAAATTGTGATAATTTAATATTAGCAATTTCTGAAAGATTGAATTTAGAAAAAGCAGGTGTGAAATTAGATAATGTTCCTGCTAGAATTGTTTGGTTTAAGGAAAAATTATTACCGAAAGCAGTTTTAGAGGTAATGGGTGATGAATAG